From Mustela erminea isolate mMusErm1 chromosome 1, mMusErm1.Pri, whole genome shotgun sequence, a single genomic window includes:
- the ADAMTS1 gene encoding A disintegrin and metalloproteinase with thrombospondin motifs 1 has translation MGNAKPARRPRGSQPAPALLLLAAATTLLLLPGARGRPAEEDEELVQPALERAPGHTTTHLRLDAFGRRLHLELQPDRGFLAPGFTLQTVGRRPGPDALGPDAAGDLAHCFYSGTVNGDSGSAAALSLCEGVRGAFYLQGEEYFIQPAPVAATVRLVPAAAAAAAAAAAGEEPPERPQFHLLRRRRRGGGGAKCGVTDDETRLGRGEGPAGEDAGAQWPRRDPAPQRAGQPTGTGSIRKKRFVSSHRYVETMLVADQSMAEFHGSGLKHYLLTLFSVAARLYKHPSIRNSVSLVVVKILVIYEEQKGPEVTSNAALTLRNFCNWQKQHNTPSDRDGEHYDTAILFTRQDLCGAQTCDTLGMADVGTICDPSRSCSVIEDDGLQAAFTTAHELGHVFNMPHDDAKQCAGINGIDQNSHMMASMLSNLNHSQPWSPCSAYMITSFLDNGHGECLMDKPQSPIQLPSDLPGTLYDANRQCQFTFGEESKHCLDAASTCTTLWCTGTSGGLLVCQTKHFPWADGTSCAEGRWCINGKCVNKTDKMHFHTPVHGSWGPWGPWGECSRTCGGGVQYTMRECDNPVPKNGGKYCEGKRVRYRSCNIEDCPDNNGKTFREEQCEAHNEFSKVSFGSGPAVEWTPKYAGVSPKDRCKLICQAKGVGFFFVLQPKVVDGTPCSPDSTSVCVQGQCVKAGCDRIIDSKKKFDKCGVCGGNGSTCKKTSGSVTSAKPGYHDIVTIPAGATNIEVKQRNHRGSRNNGSYLAIKAADGTYILNGDFTLSTLEQDISYKGTVLRYSGSSASLERIRSFSPLKEPITIQVLTVGNAFRPKIKYTYFVKKKKESFNAIPTFSEWVIEEWSECSKSCGLGWQRRLVECRDINGQPASECAKEVKPASTRPCADLPCPHWQLGDWSPCSKTCGKGYKKRTLQCLSQDGGVLSHESCDPLKKPKHYIDFCTMAECS, from the exons ATGGGGAACGCGAAGCCAGCGCGGCGGCCTCGGGGCTCACAGCCTGCGCCCGCGCTGCTTCTGCTCGCGGCGGCTACGACTCTGCTGCTTCTGCCGGGCGCGCGCGGGCGCCCCGCAGAGGAAGACGAAGAGTTGGTGCAGCCCGCATTGGAGCGCGCACCAGGACACACCACCACGCACCTTCGCCTGGACGCCTTCGGCCGGCGGCTGCACTTGGAGCTGCAGCCCGACCGCGGCTTCCTGGCGCCGGGTTTCACACTGCAGACCGTGGGGCGCAGGCCCGGGCCCGACGCGCTCGGTCCGGACGCCGCCGGCGACCTGGCGCACTGCTTCTACTCCGGCACGGTGAACGGCGACTCCGGCTCGGCCGCAGCTCTCAGCCTCTGCGAGGGCGTGCGCGGCGCCTTCTACCTGCAGGGCGAGGAATACTTCATCCAGCCCGCGCCGGTCGCCGCCACCGTGCGTCTCGTCccagctgccgccgccgccgccgccgccgccgccgccggggagGAGCCGCCGGAGCGACCCCAGTTCCATCTCCTGCGGCGgaggcggcggggcggcggcggcgccaaGTGCGGGGTCACTGACGACGAGACCCGGCTTGGGAGGGGCGAGGGGCCGGCGGGCGAGGACGCCGGAGCGCAGTGGCCGCGGCGGGACCCGGCGCCGCAGCGGGCGGGACAGCCGACAG GAACTGGAAGCATAAGAAAGAAGCGATTTGTGTCCAGCCACCGCTATGTGGAAACTATGCTGGTGGCTGACCAGTCAATGGCAGAGTTTCACGGCAGTGGCCTGAAGCACTACCTCCTGACCCTGTTCTCCGTGGCAGCCAGGCTGTACAAACACCCCAGCATTCGGAATTCAGTGAGCCTGGTGGTCGTGAAGATCCTGGTCATCTACGAGGAACAGAAGGGGCCGGAAGTGACTTCCAACGCGGCCCTCACCTTACGGAACTTCTGCAACTGGCAAAAACAGCACAACACACCCAGTGACCGGGACGGAGAACACTATGACACGGCGATTCTCTTCACCAGACAG GACCTGTGTGGGGCCCAGACCTGTGACACTCTTGGGATGGCTGATGTTGGAACTATATGTGACCCCAGCCGAAGCTGCTCAGTCATAGAAGATGATGGCTTACAAGCCGCCTTCACCACAGCTCATGAACTAG GCCACGTGTTTAACATGCCCCATGATGATGCAAAGCAGTGCGCCGGCATTAATGGCATCGACCAGAATTCCCACATGATGGCGTCAATGCTTTCCAACCTGAACCACAGCCAGCCTTGGTCTCCCTGCAGTGCCTACATGATTACGTCATTTCTGGATAATGGTCACG GGGAATGTTTGATGGACAAGCCCCAGAGCCCCATCCAGCTCCCCTCGGATCTCCCCGGGACCTTGTATGATGCCAACCGGCAATGCCAATTTACGTTCGGGGAGGAGTCCAAACACTGCCTAGATGCGGCCAGCACTTGCACGACCCTCTGGTGCACGGGCACCTCCGGCGGCTTGCTGGTGTGCCAAACCAAACACTTCCCTTGGGCAGACGGCACCAGCTGTGCGGAAGGGAGATGGTGTATCAACGGCAAGTGTGTGAACAAGACGGATAAGATGCACTTCCAT ACTCCTGTTCATGGAAGCTGGGGGCCATGGGGACCCTGGGGAGAATGTTCGAGAACGTGTGGTGGAGGAGTTCAGTACACAATGAGGGAATGTGACAACCCTGTCCCCAAAAACGGAGGGAAGTACTGTGAAGGCAAGCGTGTGCGCTACAGGTCATGTAACATTGAAGACTGTCCAGACAACAATG GAAAAACCTTTAGAGAGGAACAATGTGAGGCACACAATGAGTTTTCTAAAGTTTCCTTTGGGAGCGGGCCCGCGGTGGAGTGGACACCCAAGTACGCTGGAGTCTCCCCCAAGGACAGGTGCAAGCTCATCTGCCAAGCCAAAGGCGTCGGCTTCTTCTTCGTCTTGCAGCCCAAG gTGGTGGACGGTACCCCGTGTAGCCCAGATTCCACCTCCGTCTGCGTGCAAGGACAGTGTGTAAAAGCTGGCTGTGATCGCATCATAGATTCCAAAAAGAAGTTTGATAAATGTGGCGTCTGTGGAGGAAACGGATCCACGTGCAAGAAAACCTCAGGATCGGTGACCAGTGCAAA ACCTGGCTATCACGATATCGTCACAATTCCGGCTGGAGCGACAAACATTGAAGTGAAGCAACGGAATCACCGGGGATCCAGAAACAATGGGAGCTATCTCGCCATCAAAGCTGCGGACGGCACCTATATCCTGAACGGCGACTTCACTCTGTCCACCTTAGAGCAGGACATTTCCTACAAAGGGACCGTCCTAAGGTACAGCGGGTCCTCCGCCTCGCTGGAACGAATCCGCAGCTTCAGTCCGCTCAAAGAGCCCATAACCATCCAGGTCCTCACGGTGGGCAACGCCTTCCGTCCCAAAATCAAATACACCTATTttgtgaagaagaagaaggagtctTTCAACGCCATCCCTACTTTCTCCGAGTGGGTCATCGAGGAGTGGAGCGAATGCTCCAAGTCGTGCGGGCTGGGCTGGCAGCGGAGGCTGGTGGAGTGCCGTGACATCAACGGGCAGCCCGCCTCTGAGTGTGCAAAGGAAGTGAAGCCGGCCAGCACCAGACCCTGCGCCgacctgccctgcccccactggCAGCTAGGGGATTGGTCCCCATGTTCCAAGACTTGCGGGAAGGGTTACAAAAAGAGAACCTTGCAGTGTCTGTCTCAGGATGGGGGGGTGCTGTCTCACGAGAGCTGTGATCCTTTAAAGAAACCGAAGCATTACATAGATTTTTGCACGATGGCAGAATGTAGTTAA